A genomic stretch from Erwinia sp. E_sp_B01_1 includes:
- the spy gene encoding ATP-independent periplasmic protein-refolding chaperone Spy: protein MRKLTSVVVAMTLALGAANIVHAAADNMTPPPAGADKTMMHKPPRHGGPHEMFKGLNLTDAQKQQMRTIMKDAHKEMKRPSLEERRNMHSIIASDSFDQSKADAQATKMSADGKERALKMMETQNKLYNILTPEQKKQFNQNFEKRLTEKPHHEGKMAPAED from the coding sequence ATGCGTAAATTAACTTCTGTAGTTGTTGCTATGACCCTGGCCCTGGGTGCTGCGAATATCGTCCACGCTGCGGCTGATAATATGACGCCTCCTCCAGCCGGCGCAGATAAAACCATGATGCATAAGCCACCCCGTCATGGCGGCCCACATGAAATGTTTAAAGGCCTGAACCTGACCGATGCGCAGAAACAGCAAATGCGTACCATCATGAAAGATGCCCATAAAGAGATGAAACGTCCTTCTCTGGAAGAGCGCCGCAACATGCACAGCATTATTGCCTCTGACAGTTTCGACCAGTCCAAAGCGGATGCTCAGGCAACTAAAATGTCTGCAGATGGCAAAGAACGCGCGCTGAAGATGATGGAAACGCAGAACAAGCTGTATAACATTCTGACGCCGGAGCAGAAGAAACAGTTCAATCAGAACTTTGAGAAACGTCTGACTGAAAAACCGCACCATGAAGGTAAGATGGCTCCAGCAGAGGATTAA
- the nadE gene encoding ammonia-dependent NAD(+) synthetase has translation MALQQEIIEALGVKPTIDVKQEIRTSVDFLKSYLKTYPFIKSLVLGISGGQDSTLAGKLSQMAITELREETGDSAYQFIAVRLPHGVQADEQDCQDAVEFINADKVLTVNIREAVQASEKALRDAGIALSDFIRGNEKARERMKAQYSIAGMTSGLVVGTDHAAEAVTGFFTKYGDGGTDINPIFRLNKGQGKKLLKELGCPEHLYLKHPTADLEDDRPGLQDEVALGVTYEIIDQYLEGKTVDESAAKIIEGWYLKTEHKRRPPVTVFDDFWKK, from the coding sequence ATGGCTCTGCAACAGGAAATTATCGAAGCGCTGGGTGTCAAGCCCACCATTGATGTTAAGCAGGAAATCCGTACCAGCGTCGATTTTCTTAAGTCGTACCTGAAAACCTACCCGTTTATCAAATCCCTGGTACTGGGTATCAGCGGCGGCCAGGACTCCACGCTGGCGGGTAAACTCAGTCAGATGGCTATAACTGAACTGCGTGAAGAGACGGGCGACAGCGCTTATCAGTTTATTGCCGTTCGCCTGCCGCATGGCGTTCAGGCTGATGAGCAGGATTGTCAGGACGCTGTTGAATTTATCAATGCCGACAAAGTGTTGACGGTAAACATTCGCGAAGCGGTGCAGGCCAGTGAAAAAGCGCTGCGTGACGCCGGTATCGCCCTGTCCGATTTTATTCGCGGCAACGAAAAAGCCCGCGAGCGAATGAAAGCCCAGTACAGTATTGCCGGCATGACCTCGGGTCTGGTGGTCGGCACGGACCATGCTGCAGAAGCCGTGACCGGGTTCTTTACCAAATACGGTGACGGCGGCACAGATATCAATCCGATTTTCCGTCTGAATAAAGGCCAGGGGAAAAAGCTGCTGAAAGAGTTGGGCTGTCCTGAGCATCTCTATCTCAAACACCCCACGGCGGATCTGGAAGACGATCGTCCTGGCCTGCAGGATGAAGTGGCGCTGGGCGTAACCTACGAGATTATTGACCAGTATCTTGAAGGGAAAACGGTTGACGAGTCTGCCGCCAAAATTATCGAAGGCTGGTATCTGAAAACTGAACACAAACGTCGTCCACCGGTTACCGTGTTCGATGACTTCTGGAAGAAGTAA
- the astB gene encoding N-succinylarginine dihydrolase — protein sequence MSAREANFDGLPGLTHHYAGLSFGNEASTRHQHRGSNPKLAAKQGLLKMKALADMGFIQGVIPPHERPNVAALRQIGFTGTDAEVVAKAAKQAPQLLSAASSASAMWVANAATVSPSADCADGRVHLTVANLNNKFHRAMEAPGTGALLRAIFCDPRHFSVHDALPQVGMFGDEGAANHNRFSLAYGEPGVEMFVYGREETQGGLVPARYPARQTREASEAVARLHQLDARRTVFAQQNPAVIDQGVFHNDVIAVSNQQVLFCHELAFLHQPQLLASLAEKMPGFTPVVVPDNRVSVTDAVATYLFNSQLLSKPGGKMLLVLPEEARQHPGVWRYLCELVESGGAIDELKIFDLRESMNNGGGPACLRLRVVLEERQLAAVNPSVMMNDRLFVTLNDWVDRHYRDRLSQYDLADPQLIIEGREALDELTKLLNLGNVYSFQQ from the coding sequence ATGAGCGCCCGTGAAGCTAACTTTGATGGCCTGCCGGGGCTGACTCACCATTATGCCGGGCTCTCATTCGGTAATGAAGCTTCCACCCGTCACCAGCATCGGGGATCTAATCCCAAGCTTGCGGCGAAACAGGGGCTGCTCAAGATGAAAGCGCTGGCGGACATGGGCTTTATTCAGGGGGTGATCCCGCCGCATGAACGTCCAAACGTCGCGGCGCTGCGGCAGATTGGCTTCACCGGTACGGATGCTGAGGTGGTGGCGAAAGCGGCGAAGCAGGCTCCCCAACTGCTGTCTGCCGCCAGCTCGGCATCCGCAATGTGGGTAGCCAATGCGGCTACCGTTTCACCTTCTGCGGACTGTGCCGATGGCCGGGTGCATCTGACTGTCGCCAACCTCAACAATAAATTCCATCGGGCAATGGAGGCTCCTGGCACAGGCGCGCTGTTGAGGGCGATTTTCTGCGATCCCCGACACTTCAGCGTGCATGATGCGCTGCCTCAGGTCGGGATGTTTGGTGATGAAGGGGCCGCAAATCATAACCGCTTCTCACTGGCTTATGGTGAGCCGGGCGTAGAGATGTTTGTCTACGGGCGGGAAGAAACACAGGGCGGACTGGTTCCTGCTCGCTATCCTGCCCGTCAGACCCGTGAAGCCAGCGAGGCGGTGGCGCGTTTGCATCAGCTTGATGCCCGGCGCACGGTATTTGCTCAGCAGAATCCAGCGGTGATCGACCAGGGTGTTTTTCATAACGATGTGATCGCCGTCAGCAATCAGCAGGTGCTGTTCTGCCATGAGCTGGCTTTTTTGCATCAGCCGCAACTGCTGGCCTCGCTCGCAGAAAAAATGCCCGGATTCACGCCTGTCGTTGTGCCGGATAACCGGGTAAGCGTAACGGATGCAGTAGCTACCTACCTGTTTAACAGCCAGTTATTGAGCAAACCCGGGGGTAAAATGCTGCTGGTATTGCCGGAAGAGGCCCGTCAACATCCCGGCGTCTGGCGCTATCTCTGTGAGCTGGTGGAAAGCGGCGGCGCGATCGATGAACTGAAGATTTTCGATCTGCGTGAAAGTATGAATAACGGCGGGGGGCCGGCCTGTCTGCGGCTGCGGGTCGTGCTGGAAGAGCGCCAGCTGGCTGCGGTTAATCCTTCGGTAATGATGAACGACAGGCTTTTCGTAACGCTGAATGACTGGGTCGATCGACACTACCGCGACAGATTGTCGCAATATGACCTGGCCGATCCACAATTAATTATTGAAGGGCGTGAAGCACTGGACGAACTGACGAAGCTGCTAAACTTAGGGAATGTCTATAGCTTTCAGCAGTGA
- the cho gene encoding excinuclease Cho: MARRLSSHRLEFEPAAIYQYPDHLRPFLEGLPSVPGVYIFHGDSETMPLYIGKSINIRSRVMSHFRTADEAKMLRQTREVTFIPTAGELGALLLEAQMIKIQQPLFNKRLRKNRQLCSLHIAEGKPSVVYAKELDFSHTPNLFGLYSSRHSALETLQKIADEHKLCLGLLGLEKVSKNRACFRASLGRCAGACCGKEPVEAHNQRLMAALERVRVQCWPWDGAVGVVEQGVSNLQIHVINNWFYLGSVGDIALAHELTKTPHGFDSDGYKILCKPMISGKYPIVPLP; this comes from the coding sequence GTGGCAAGACGTTTATCAAGTCATCGCCTGGAGTTCGAACCCGCGGCGATTTATCAGTATCCCGACCATCTCCGTCCTTTTCTTGAAGGGCTGCCTTCTGTGCCAGGCGTCTATATTTTCCATGGCGACAGCGAGACGATGCCGCTCTACATCGGTAAAAGCATCAATATCCGCAGCCGGGTCATGTCGCATTTCCGCACTGCGGACGAAGCCAAAATGCTGCGACAGACCCGGGAAGTCACTTTTATTCCCACGGCGGGAGAATTGGGGGCTTTGCTGCTGGAAGCGCAGATGATCAAAATTCAGCAGCCGCTGTTTAACAAAAGGCTACGCAAAAATCGTCAGCTTTGTTCGCTGCATATAGCAGAGGGTAAGCCCAGCGTGGTCTACGCCAAAGAGCTGGATTTTTCCCATACCCCCAACCTTTTCGGTCTCTATTCCAGCCGTCACTCGGCGCTGGAAACCCTGCAAAAAATTGCCGATGAGCACAAACTCTGTCTGGGATTACTGGGGCTGGAGAAAGTAAGTAAAAACCGCGCCTGTTTCCGTGCGAGCCTGGGCCGGTGTGCCGGAGCCTGCTGCGGTAAAGAGCCGGTTGAAGCGCATAATCAGCGACTGATGGCTGCGCTGGAGCGGGTCCGCGTGCAGTGCTGGCCGTGGGATGGAGCAGTGGGGGTTGTTGAGCAGGGTGTCAGCAACCTGCAAATTCATGTCATCAACAACTGGTTCTATCTGGGTTCGGTCGGAGATATCGCGCTGGCGCATGAGTTGACCAAAACGCCACACGGTTTTGACAGCGACGGGTACAAGATCCTTTGCAAGCCAATGATCAGCGGCAAATACCCGATCGTCCCCCTTCCCTGA
- a CDS encoding helix-turn-helix domain-containing protein, translating into MSTPNEARDARHRQRQDEIVAAGRRCFRQSGFHGASMAQLATEARLSVGQIYRYFTSKDAIIEEIVKRIIDARLIHIEETATAINLPKLLAWRYALDEDDEALMMEVAAEATRNPVVARMMVEADDRMFAHACSNVKKDHPHFSDEHIRACVEVFAVLVEGTSYRRLTPQKASAEKLYTIYQQFTDHLFKTEEK; encoded by the coding sequence ATGAGTACACCCAATGAAGCCCGCGATGCCCGCCATCGCCAACGTCAGGATGAGATCGTCGCTGCCGGTCGCCGCTGTTTCCGCCAGTCCGGTTTTCATGGTGCCAGCATGGCGCAACTGGCAACGGAAGCCCGTCTCAGCGTCGGGCAGATTTATCGTTACTTCACCAGCAAAGACGCCATTATCGAAGAGATTGTTAAGCGGATCATCGACGCCCGCCTGATCCATATTGAAGAGACGGCCACCGCCATCAATCTGCCAAAACTGCTGGCCTGGCGTTATGCTCTTGATGAGGATGACGAAGCGCTGATGATGGAAGTGGCCGCAGAAGCCACGCGCAATCCAGTGGTGGCGCGCATGATGGTGGAGGCCGATGACCGCATGTTCGCCCACGCCTGTAGCAACGTGAAAAAAGACCATCCCCACTTCAGCGATGAACATATCCGCGCCTGTGTGGAGGTGTTTGCCGTGCTGGTGGAAGGGACCTCCTATCGCCGACTGACGCCACAGAAAGCGTCGGCAGAAAAGCTCTATACCATCTATCAACAATTCACCGATCACCTTTTTAAGACAGAGGAAAAATGA
- a CDS encoding MFS transporter, whose translation MKVDARHNYRYRIFGMLFFIALINYIDRGALSFAANAISDEFHFSKIQLGAVLSYFGIGYLFGSLCGGFLADRLGTKKVWLMAGILWSLLEFATAWAGEVGMALFSGSAIMGFAVMRVLFGFAEGPAYALMNKAIANWAPDKERGIALGIGLLSTQVGALLTAPVAVGLLLLTNDWRVMFILLGIFSLVAMLLFARVFADTPEQQPRVSDIERALIAEGQSESASGPRLPWWRFFTNRTLVCNALGYFSFLYITFTLVTWGPKYLQDSFHYDLHSLWYVAMIPWSGACITVLLGGKIADTLLKRFNNLRLARNVFASVTLLLTAACFMAIPWMPSAAGIILMMTLGNALNALVNNVYWSVVIDVTPKSTVGTYSGITLAVANLASIISPILSGWLAQHYGYNAMFSATAAIALCSMLAMTLLQPEKRLKSEPVSLATGQKGLI comes from the coding sequence ATGAAAGTTGATGCCAGACACAATTACCGCTACCGCATTTTTGGCATGCTGTTTTTTATTGCCCTGATTAATTACATCGACCGTGGCGCGCTCTCTTTTGCTGCCAACGCTATCTCGGATGAGTTTCACTTCAGTAAAATTCAGCTGGGCGCAGTACTGAGCTACTTTGGGATTGGTTATCTGTTTGGCTCGCTGTGCGGTGGCTTCCTGGCTGACCGTCTGGGTACCAAAAAAGTCTGGCTGATGGCAGGGATCCTCTGGTCGCTGCTGGAATTTGCCACCGCCTGGGCCGGAGAAGTGGGCATGGCGCTGTTCAGCGGCTCGGCCATTATGGGTTTTGCCGTGATGCGGGTGCTGTTTGGTTTTGCCGAAGGCCCGGCCTACGCCCTGATGAACAAAGCTATTGCCAACTGGGCACCGGATAAGGAGCGCGGGATTGCTCTGGGCATTGGCCTGCTGAGCACGCAGGTAGGCGCGCTGCTTACCGCTCCCGTGGCTGTCGGGCTGCTGCTGCTGACCAATGACTGGCGGGTGATGTTCATTCTGCTGGGGATTTTTTCTCTGGTTGCCATGCTGCTGTTCGCCCGGGTGTTTGCCGATACCCCAGAGCAACAGCCCCGGGTCAGCGATATCGAGCGCGCCCTGATCGCTGAAGGTCAGTCGGAGAGTGCATCAGGGCCCCGGCTTCCCTGGTGGCGCTTCTTTACCAACCGCACGCTGGTCTGTAATGCACTGGGCTACTTCTCGTTTCTTTACATCACCTTTACCCTGGTGACCTGGGGGCCTAAATATTTGCAGGACAGCTTCCATTACGATCTGCACTCACTGTGGTATGTGGCGATGATCCCGTGGAGTGGAGCCTGTATTACGGTGCTGCTGGGAGGCAAAATCGCCGACACGCTGTTAAAGCGTTTTAATAATCTGCGCCTCGCGCGCAACGTTTTTGCTTCAGTCACGCTGTTGCTGACTGCGGCCTGCTTTATGGCCATTCCCTGGATGCCTTCTGCCGCCGGGATCATCCTGATGATGACGCTGGGCAATGCGCTGAACGCGCTGGTGAATAATGTTTACTGGTCGGTGGTGATTGACGTTACGCCGAAATCCACCGTGGGAACCTACAGCGGGATCACTCTGGCTGTCGCTAACCTGGCATCCATCATCTCCCCGATACTCAGCGGCTGGCTGGCACAGCACTACGGCTATAATGCGATGTTCAGCGCCACGGCGGCGATTGCACTCTGTAGCATGCTGGCGATGACGCTGCTTCAGCCTGAAAAGCGTCTTAAGTCTGAACCTGTAAGCCTGGCGACCGGACAAAAAGGGCTGATTTGA
- the astA gene encoding arginine N-succinyltransferase, with protein MMVIRPVERDDLAQLMGLASKTGGGLTSLPADSNTLSARIDRSILTWQNALPRAEQGYVFVLEESETGKAVGICAIEVAVGLQDPWYNFRVGTQVHASRELNVYNMLPTLTLSNDHTGSSELCTLFLDPDYRNGKNGYLLSKSRFLFMAAFRDRFMQKVVAEMRGVIDEAGHSPFWESVGSRFFSMSFSEADYLCGTGQKAFIAELMPKHPLYIDYLTEEAKAVIGQTHPQTAPARAVLEAEGFQYQNYVDIFDGGPTLECDIDRVRAIRKSRLLVVRIGEPADESSPLCLVANDHYEDFRSVLLNVDPEGESISISAKQAEILRCGPGDSLRVVTLQSPEKKA; from the coding sequence ATGATGGTCATCCGTCCGGTTGAACGCGATGACCTCGCACAGCTGATGGGGCTTGCCAGTAAAACCGGTGGCGGGTTGACTTCGCTGCCTGCTGACAGCAACACGCTGTCAGCCCGTATCGATCGTTCCATTCTGACCTGGCAAAACGCGCTGCCGCGTGCGGAGCAGGGTTATGTATTCGTTCTTGAAGAGAGTGAAACCGGCAAAGCCGTGGGTATCTGCGCGATTGAAGTGGCCGTTGGCCTGCAGGATCCCTGGTATAACTTCCGCGTGGGAACACAAGTTCACGCATCCCGGGAACTCAACGTTTACAACATGCTGCCCACTCTGACGCTGAGTAACGACCACACCGGCAGCAGCGAGCTTTGCACCCTGTTCCTGGATCCGGACTACCGCAACGGGAAAAACGGTTACCTGCTGTCAAAATCGCGCTTTCTGTTTATGGCCGCTTTCCGCGATCGCTTTATGCAGAAAGTGGTGGCGGAGATGCGTGGGGTCATCGATGAAGCTGGTCATTCTCCTTTCTGGGAGAGCGTGGGCAGTCGCTTCTTCTCCATGTCCTTCAGCGAGGCGGATTACCTGTGCGGCACCGGGCAAAAAGCCTTTATTGCTGAACTGATGCCCAAGCATCCGCTCTACATCGATTACCTTACCGAAGAGGCAAAAGCGGTGATAGGTCAGACGCATCCGCAAACTGCTCCGGCACGTGCGGTACTGGAGGCAGAGGGATTCCAGTATCAGAACTATGTCGATATTTTTGACGGTGGCCCCACGCTTGAGTGCGATATCGATCGTGTAAGGGCGATCCGCAAAAGTCGTCTGCTTGTGGTCCGTATCGGTGAGCCAGCGGACGAATCATCCCCATTATGCCTGGTGGCCAATGACCATTATGAAGATTTCCGGTCGGTGTTGCTCAATGTTGATCCCGAGGGGGAGAGCATCAGCATCAGTGCGAAACAGGCAGAAATTTTACGCTGTGGGCCGGGTGACTCCCTGCGCGTGGTGACATTACAGAGTCCGGAGAAAAAAGCATGA
- the astE gene encoding succinylglutamate desuccinylase, whose translation MQDFLTQTLSAEPPEQLSGLNDQLSWQWLDEGILEMTPVNASSQALVISAGIHGNETAPVEILNSLVSQLLAGERALLPRLLVIYGNPAALRADKRYLRCDINRMFGGRWQQYEDCPEARRAWRLEQAMETFWQAGSSEEIRWHLDMHTAIRGSYHTRFGVMPRRETPWPEDFLHWLAAAGLEALVFHRSAGGTFTHYSCQHFNAASCTLELGKALPFGSNDLTQFSATHAALAAVLSGEALPEVTEMPRRYRVSQQITRHTEAFRLHMSGETLNFTAFPQGTLLAEDGEQRFYVQQAREYVMFPNPNVAPGQRAGLMLVEDNAHNEALSSGQ comes from the coding sequence ATGCAGGATTTCCTGACCCAGACCCTCAGTGCAGAGCCACCTGAACAGCTCTCAGGCCTTAATGACCAGCTAAGCTGGCAATGGCTTGATGAGGGGATCCTGGAAATGACGCCAGTCAACGCCTCTTCGCAGGCCCTGGTGATTTCAGCCGGTATACACGGCAATGAAACGGCGCCGGTTGAGATACTGAACAGCCTGGTCAGCCAGCTGCTGGCGGGAGAGCGCGCGCTGTTGCCCCGTCTGCTGGTCATTTACGGCAACCCGGCCGCATTACGTGCCGACAAACGTTACCTGCGCTGTGACATCAACCGGATGTTCGGCGGCCGCTGGCAACAGTATGAAGACTGCCCGGAAGCGCGGCGCGCCTGGCGGCTGGAGCAGGCGATGGAAACCTTCTGGCAGGCTGGCAGCAGTGAAGAGATCCGCTGGCACCTGGATATGCATACGGCAATACGCGGGTCCTACCATACGCGGTTTGGTGTGATGCCCCGCCGCGAAACGCCGTGGCCGGAAGATTTCCTTCACTGGCTTGCCGCCGCAGGTCTGGAAGCCCTGGTGTTTCATCGCTCAGCGGGCGGGACTTTCACCCATTACAGCTGCCAGCATTTTAACGCGGCGAGCTGCACGCTTGAACTGGGTAAAGCCCTGCCGTTTGGCAGCAACGATCTCACGCAGTTCAGTGCGACGCACGCGGCACTGGCCGCGGTTCTCTCTGGTGAAGCATTGCCAGAGGTGACGGAAATGCCACGGCGGTATCGGGTCTCCCAACAGATTACCCGCCACACTGAAGCATTCAGGCTGCATATGAGCGGAGAAACGCTGAATTTTACTGCCTTCCCCCAGGGGACCCTGCTGGCTGAAGATGGCGAACAGCGGTTTTACGTTCAGCAGGCCAGAGAATATGTGATGTTCCCTAATCCCAACGTTGCACCTGGTCAGCGAGCGGGGCTGATGCTGGTGGAAGATAATGCCCATAATGAGGCTTTAAGTTCCGGACAGTAA
- the osmE gene encoding osmotically-inducible lipoprotein OsmE: MKKLTGFIGAAVALAVLSGCTAYDRAESYVTKPVVQDVKKGMTRQQVRDIAGPPSTEITMVHARGTCQSYVLGERDGKPQTYFVSYNDTGRVMNYGFQSCKEYDTDPQAAQ; the protein is encoded by the coding sequence ATGAAGAAGTTAACAGGATTTATTGGTGCTGCAGTGGCTCTGGCTGTTTTATCGGGCTGTACTGCCTATGACCGTGCAGAAAGCTACGTCACCAAACCGGTTGTTCAGGACGTTAAGAAAGGGATGACCCGTCAGCAGGTACGTGACATTGCTGGCCCACCTTCTACTGAAATCACCATGGTTCACGCTCGTGGCACCTGCCAGAGCTATGTGCTGGGTGAACGCGATGGTAAACCACAGACTTATTTCGTCAGCTATAACGACACTGGCCGTGTAATGAACTACGGTTTCCAGAGCTGCAAAGAGTATGATACCGATCCGCAAGCTGCACAGTAA
- the astD gene encoding succinylglutamate-semialdehyde dehydrogenase encodes MTHCIKGQWLTGEGEGFSKLDPVSGELLWQGNAASAGQVSAAVDAARQAFADWAWRPFAERQAIAEKFALLLEANKDDLTVTIARETGKPRWEAATEIQAMINKVAISVKAYHARTGVTLEAESSLRHRPHGVMAVFGPYNFPGHLPNGHIVPALLAGNTLVFKPSELTPVIAEKTVKLWLSAGLPEGVLNMVQGGRETGQALSQEPHIDGLLFTGSAATGYQLHRQFAGRPDKMLALEMGGNNALIVEDPDDIDAAVNLAIQSAFITAGQRCTCARRMLVKRGAAGDAFLARLSEVVARIKPGGWDDQPQPFMGSVISLQAAEQIYSEWQARVNAGGKVLVPMTWPSRESAILTPGIIDITSLENVPDEEVFGPLLAVIRYEDFDQAVSLANNTRYGLSCGLISPDRRLFDRLLIECRAGIVNWNKPLTGAASSAPFGGIGASGNHRASAFYAADYCAWPMASLESADVVLPATLSPGLDFSQGGGDR; translated from the coding sequence ATGACGCACTGTATTAAGGGACAATGGCTGACCGGCGAAGGTGAGGGTTTCAGCAAGCTGGATCCGGTCAGCGGTGAGCTGTTATGGCAGGGGAATGCGGCCAGCGCCGGTCAGGTGTCTGCTGCTGTGGATGCTGCCCGCCAGGCTTTTGCAGACTGGGCGTGGCGTCCCTTCGCTGAGCGCCAGGCGATTGCCGAAAAATTCGCCTTATTGCTGGAAGCGAACAAAGATGACCTGACGGTCACTATCGCCAGAGAGACCGGCAAACCGCGTTGGGAAGCGGCGACAGAAATTCAGGCAATGATCAACAAAGTCGCTATTTCCGTGAAGGCTTATCACGCCCGCACCGGGGTGACGCTTGAGGCTGAAAGCTCCCTGCGCCACCGGCCTCATGGGGTGATGGCCGTCTTTGGCCCCTACAACTTCCCTGGCCATCTTCCCAATGGACACATCGTTCCCGCCTTACTGGCTGGTAATACCCTGGTGTTCAAACCCAGCGAACTGACGCCGGTGATAGCCGAAAAAACGGTGAAACTCTGGCTCAGTGCCGGCCTGCCTGAAGGCGTGCTGAATATGGTACAGGGCGGGCGGGAAACCGGTCAGGCTTTGTCGCAGGAACCGCATATCGATGGCCTGCTGTTTACCGGCAGCGCGGCTACGGGCTATCAGTTGCACCGCCAGTTTGCCGGGCGTCCCGACAAGATGCTGGCGCTGGAGATGGGCGGAAATAATGCGCTGATTGTTGAGGATCCGGATGATATTGATGCGGCAGTGAATCTGGCCATCCAGTCAGCCTTTATCACTGCCGGTCAGCGCTGTACCTGTGCCCGCCGGATGCTGGTTAAGCGAGGGGCTGCAGGCGATGCTTTCCTTGCCCGTCTCAGCGAGGTGGTCGCCAGAATCAAACCGGGTGGCTGGGACGACCAGCCTCAACCTTTTATGGGGAGCGTGATTTCGCTTCAGGCTGCGGAACAGATCTACAGTGAGTGGCAGGCCCGCGTGAATGCCGGTGGCAAGGTGTTAGTGCCGATGACATGGCCTTCACGGGAGAGCGCCATCCTGACGCCGGGCATCATTGATATCACCTCGCTGGAAAATGTGCCGGATGAAGAGGTGTTTGGACCTTTGCTGGCCGTGATCCGCTATGAGGATTTTGATCAGGCTGTCAGCCTGGCGAATAACACCCGTTATGGCCTCTCATGTGGCTTGATTTCACCGGACCGCAGGCTGTTTGATCGCCTGTTAATTGAGTGCCGTGCCGGTATCGTTAACTGGAATAAACCCCTGACCGGTGCGGCGAGTAGCGCACCCTTTGGCGGAATTGGCGCCTCTGGCAACCACCGTGCCAGCGCGTTTTATGCTGCAGACTACTGCGCATGGCCAATGGCTTCGCTGGAATCCGCCGATGTGGTTCTGCCCGCCACCCTCTCTCCGGGACTCGATTTCAGCCAGGGCGGAGGTGACCGATGA
- the yddG gene encoding aromatic amino acid DMT transporter YddG codes for MALTPQRATLTGLCAIVLWSTTVGLIRSISESLGATGGAALIYSASALFLCLARGFPGWRHLPQRYLWLGGALFVSYEICLAVSIGLAHNRPQALELGMINYLWPSLTLVFAIPFNQQRFRWWLWPGLALAVGGIVWVLKGDSAWTPLLLWHNVMDNPVAYGLAFFAAVAWALYNNVTRRYARGQSGVTLFFLVTALALWLKFFITGQPQPMQFSPTVVMEVLFMAASTALAYSAWNTGIQHGNMTLLATASYFTPVFSALLASVWLQLTPSFSFWQGVIMVTLGSLVCWRATR; via the coding sequence ATGGCACTGACCCCGCAACGCGCAACGCTGACAGGCCTCTGCGCTATCGTTTTATGGAGCACCACCGTCGGGCTAATCCGCAGCATATCAGAATCGCTGGGCGCTACCGGAGGCGCCGCATTGATCTACAGTGCCAGCGCGCTGTTTCTCTGTCTGGCGCGGGGTTTTCCGGGCTGGCGTCATCTGCCCCAAAGGTATTTATGGCTGGGTGGCGCACTGTTCGTCAGCTATGAAATCTGCCTGGCTGTCTCGATAGGCCTTGCCCATAACCGTCCCCAAGCCCTGGAACTGGGGATGATCAACTATCTCTGGCCCAGCCTGACCCTGGTGTTTGCTATCCCCTTTAATCAGCAACGTTTCCGCTGGTGGCTCTGGCCCGGCCTTGCGCTGGCTGTCGGCGGCATTGTCTGGGTGCTCAAGGGCGACAGCGCCTGGACGCCTCTGCTGCTCTGGCACAACGTTATGGATAACCCTGTGGCTTATGGCCTGGCATTTTTTGCGGCTGTGGCCTGGGCGCTGTATAACAACGTCACCCGTCGTTATGCACGCGGCCAGAGTGGCGTTACGCTGTTCTTTCTGGTCACGGCCCTGGCGCTCTGGCTGAAGTTCTTTATTACCGGCCAGCCTCAGCCGATGCAGTTCAGCCCCACGGTGGTGATGGAAGTGCTGTTTATGGCGGCCTCTACCGCCCTGGCGTATTCAGCGTGGAACACAGGAATTCAGCACGGCAATATGACGCTGCTGGCTACTGCGTCCTATTTCACGCCGGTCTTTTCAGCCCTGCTGGCATCCGTCTGGTTGCAGCTTACCCCCTCTTTCAGTTTCTGGCAGGGGGTGATCATGGTAACGCTCGGCTCATTAGTGTGCTGGCGGGCCACCCGCTAA